The Muntiacus reevesi chromosome 10, mMunRee1.1, whole genome shotgun sequence genome has a segment encoding these proteins:
- the BARX1 gene encoding homeobox protein BarH-like 1, with product MQRPGEPGAARFGPPEGCADHRPHRYRSFMIEEILTEPPGPKGAAPAAAAAAAGELLKFGVQALLAARPFHSHLAVLKAEQAAVFKFPLAPLGCSGLGSALLAAGPGLPGAAGAPHLPLELQLRGKLEAPGAGEPGAKAKKGRRSRTVFTELQLMGLEKRFEKQKYLSTPDRIDLAESLGLSQLQVKTWYQNRRMKWKKIVLQGGGLESPTKPKGRPKKNSIPTSEQLTEQERAKEAEKTAEAPGEASDRSNED from the exons ATGCAGCGGCCGGGGGAGCCGGGCGCAGCGCGCTTCGGGCCGCCCGAGGGCTGCGCCGACCACCGGCCGCACCGCTACCGCAGCTTCATGATCGAGGAAATCCTCACTGAGCCTCCGGGGCCCAAGGGCGccgctcccgccgccgccgccgccgccgcaggcGAGCTGCTCAAGTTCGGCGTGCAGGCGCTACTGGCGGCGCGGCCCTTCCACAGCCACCTGG CCGTGCTGAAGGCCGAGCAGGCGGCGGTGTTTAAGTTCCCGCTGGCGCCGCTCGGCTGCTCCGGACTGGGCTCGGCGCTGCTGGCCGCGGGGCCTGGACTCCCCGGCGCGGCGGGCGCTCCGCACCTGCCGCTGGAGCTGCAGCTCCGCGGGAAGCTGGAGGCGCCGGGCGCTGGGGAGCCGGGCGCAAAGGCCAAGAAAGGGCGTCGGAGCCGCACCGTGTTCACCGAGCTGCAGCTGATGGGCCTAGAGAAACGTTTTGAGAAGCAGAAGTACCTCTCCACGCCGGACAG AATAGATCTCGCCGAGTCCCTGGGTCTGAGCCAGTTGCAGGTTAAGACGTGGTACCAGAATCGAAGGATGAAGTGGAAGAAAATA GTGCTACAGGGCGGCGGCCTGGAGTCTCCCACCAAGCCCAAGGGGAGGCCAAAGAAGAACTCCATCCCCACGAGCGAACAGCTGACGGAGCAGGAGCGCGCCAAGGAGGCGGAGAAGACGGCGGAGGCGCCAGGCGAGGCCAGCGACCGGAGCAACGAGGACTGA